The segment GGGAATAAACCATTATTTTTCACCTATTGATTTTTGACTTCTTCTAAATGCTCTTCTATTATTTTTAATTGATTTGATACTCTATCTATAAGCTGTTTAACTGCTGCTAATTCAAACGTAATAGTTTGTAAATGTATTTTCCTCTGTTCTGGATTCTCTGTATCAACAACTGTATTAACGCCATATAAATCTTCCTTTAATGAATCAAGACTTTTTTTGACATTTGGTTTAACTCTTTTTATTTTTGCTACTGGATTTGACGCTTTTTTTTCTATTTTTTTACTTTTAACTGGTTTTTTAACTGTTTTCTTAACAGCTGGTTTTTTTGTTTTTATCTTTACCATAGTACATCTCCAAACTCACTTTTATTATAATATTTATAAACCTTTCGGGAGTTTCACTTAAAAAAACTAAAAAAAAGTATTTAAATTTTGTAACTATAGGTACAAACTAATCTTCACGTGATAATTTCACTATTTCAATTGGTTTTTCTTTTTTATGCGCTGAATTTTTAAAAAAGAATAGCCCCCCAATTATTAAAATTAAAAATATTGATGCAATAGATATTAACAAAATGGGGCTTGATTGTTCATCATTTGAATTTATTCCTGGATTTGTACCTGATAATAATCTTAAAGCATCATAATATGCTTTTGAACTTAATTTAAATGCTTCAACTTTGTCTTCTTTTTCTAAATATTCACGAGTTTTACTCAAATCTTCACTTAATAAATTTAATTTATTCTTTGAATCTGCATTTAATTCTCTACTATTTAATATAACTATACTCTGTTCAGTTTTATTTATATAATTATGAATTTTATCATCCACACCAATTACAATAAGTTCTACTGCATTTTTTGTAATATTAAACTCTCTCACTGATTCTCTAAAATTACTTAAATATGTAATATCAGATAATACTTGATTTGGATCATTATCTATTTTCTCTTCAATATCTAAAATATCTTTTTTGATTGCTTTTAATTTTGAATCCAATTCAGTTGAAGTATACGGAAAAGACAATAAAACATTGCCTTCAACTTTATAGCTTTTTAATGAATTATAATATATTTTATATTCTGGATAAATTTTATTTTCAAAATCACTTGAAATTGTTTTAGCATTTATTATTTCTTGTGATAATGAAGTTAAAGTTGATTCTCCTTTATTTCCAATCTTTGTTTTCAATAATTCCAATAAGCTATTTGTCTGGCCCAATAATGGAATATCCTCTTTTGAAAGAGTTAAAGAACGTAATTTAACTAAATTATCTTCAATAGTGGTCATTAAATCTGATATTTCAAAATCTGTATTCCCACTTCTAATCCAAACAGAATTTAAAGAATTAAATTCATCAGATAAACTTTCTCTTAAGAATTGCAAAGAAGAAAATAAATCAAAGCTTTCAGTTAAATTTCTTGCTTTTTTTAATTTATCAAAAGCTTCAGAAAATTTTCCTAAATTAAAATCATATTTAGATTCGTCTAATATTAAACTTGCTTCATCTAATATGTTTATAAGTTCAGTTGAATCTTGAGTTAAATTATTCTGCTCTAATAAATTCGCTGTATCCTCTAATGAAACAATGTCTTCATAAATATCTTGGTATTCCTCTAAATAATTATTTTGAGAAATATTTTGACTTACACTTCTATTTTCTAAAATATAATAAAAATGATAAATTGTTTTTCCTTTTTCTATATCATTTAATTCAATTTTAGCTTTTTCTCCCAAATTAGTGGTTTTCTTTTCTATACCATTAATTTCTGTTGAAGTTGAAACAGCATCTTCTGGAATATTTTCAAAAGAATATAATAAATTAACAGGTATATCTGCATTAAAAGTAACAACTTTTCTTATTTTTTGATATTCGGGAACAGATTCAATAATAGTATCTGAATAAGAAATTCTTTTGAATAATTTTGCATCTAAATGAAATTTAATCTCAGACTTTTCTCTTGAATCAATTTTAGAAAATTCTATTAAAAGATTATCTTTATCTTTTGAAACTCTATTTATATTATCAGATTTATATATAATATCTGAAGAATAAACTTCATAATCAAAAGGTATTTCAACTAAAACATATGAATCATAAGATAAATCAGTTGGATTTTGAAAAATCACTAAAATATCTAAATCGACAGGTTCATCTAAAATAGGAATGGATTTCCAATTTTCTTGAATTTTATACTCATTTTCAAATTTTTGTTTTAAAATATCTGGTTTCTTATCTTCTAAAGAATCTAAGATTTTATTATAATCATTTAAAATATTTTTTAAATTTCCTAATGCTTTTGTATAATCAATATGATTATTTTTATAATACGGCTCCCACTTTTCAAATAAATTTTTTTCATTTATTAAATCCTTATCATAAGAATACATTGAATATAAATTTTGTTTTATAACTGCACGTTTTGAAGTTAATTGTTCTTCATATTCTGAATATGCAATAGCATAAATTTCATTAATAAAATTATTAATATCATCTTTAATTAAAACAAGATCTGTAATTCCATAATTATATGTTTTATAAAAATTATACCAATCTTTATATGAAGATACAGTTAACCCATCTTTTTCTGCAGCAAGTATTACTCTATTAAATTCTGATAATAAAGAATCAAAATATAAAAATTCTTTTCCTTCACAGATATCTACGCATTCTTTCGCAGAATCATAGGCCTCTTTATATAATATATACTGCTCTCCAATTGTCTGTTTATTTGTTATTGATGAATTTTGAGCTTCTTCTCTATATACCATTGCAAAAGCTCTTGAAGATTGAGAAGTATTCTGTAATTTTGCATCACATTCAAGAAGTTTATTTCTTGCCTTTTCTTTCATCCATAAATTCAAATTTTCAAATTCTTCTAATAAAAGTTGCGCGTTTTCATTTATTAAAACAAATCTTGTATTAGCAAAATGTAATTTTTCTATCCCTTCACCAAGATTATCTGAACCTGTTGTTCTATAATTTTTAACTTGAGTATAATTTGAATCTGCATCTTGTTTTATAGAATTTAAATTAGAATATATACTCACTAAATTCCAATCTAAATATCCTAAGCTATTCGAATCTTCTGGTGTCTCTATATTTTGAATAGTATATTCTGCTGGAACAGAATCTATTAATTCAATTTTTTGGATTTTTAAAAGATTTAAAGCATCAGCTGCTTTTTTTTGGTTTGTTTCTGTTTCTTCATTTAAAATAGTAAATTCATCAATTATTATATTCTGTGCTTCAACAATATCTTCATATAATTCAATTCCTTTTATTGCTAAACTATTTTGTTTTCCGATTAATGAATTAATAGGCAAAGCATTCAAGAAATTAAAATTAGGTCCAGAAGGAGATTGAATCAATTCTTCTCTTACATCTAAAACTTCTTGATAAGCACTTGAATATTGAAATGAAAGAGAATTAGGATTTATACCTGTTGTTGATTGAAAACTCATTGCATCGTGAACTTGTTTTGCTTGGGTGTATATTTGTTTTGCACCACCAAAATAATTATTATATCCTGCACCTAAATTCTCTAATTTTAAAAACTCTTCATTAACATCAGAATAAATATAATTTACTGCTTTAGTTGAATGCTCTAATGTAGCAATATAATTTGTTAAAACTTTTTTGTACTCCCCCGGCATAGATAAATATTCAAAAACACAAACTGCTTCTACCCTATAAGGATAAACTTCTGTTTCATTTCCTTCTTTAACTCTACAGCCGGATGTAGAAAAAGTACCTCCTCTCTCCTCACAATTTAAAATTACACTATGCACTTGAGTAAAAATATCAACACAAATAGGATTTTTAAAAACTTTAAGAGAATTTTTTCCTAATACCAAATTATCCTGCGCGTTATCTAATTCTGTTTTTGCTTTTGTAAACGCATTAAAAGAAGATAAATCAGAAATAACTTCTATTTCATCTAAATTAGATGAAGCTAATGATTGAACATATCTAGGTTCTAGTACTTCAAATGGCCAGCATAATCTTAATGCATTATTACACATCCAAGACTCATCTTCCCAAAAATTTGGTTCAAAATTATCATTTAATGGCTGAAATGAATTTGCATAAGACAAAGTTATAAATAAACTAATATACAGAATGATTAATAATTTACAACCTCCCATAGTATTATGTTATATAGTAAGGTATAAAAAGGTTATAGTATTAATTTTTTCATGGGTTTTGACGACTTTTTACAAAGAGCAGAAGAGATTAAAAAAACTGTTGAAAAATTCAAAAATCCCCTAGTTGTACATCATTATGATTGCGATGGGATTACTTCTGGAGCTATTACTATAAAAGCACTTCAAGAAATGAAAAAACCTTATTCAAATAAAGTTTATAGAAAACTTGATGAAGATGCAATTGAAGAATTAAAAAATGAAAAAGAAATTATTTTTGTAGATTTGGGAGGAAGTACTGAATTAGTAAATGAACTAAAAGGAGAGGTAGTTATTATTGATCATCATCAAACTAAAAATATTAATAGATTACAAATAAATCCAGAATTATTTGGTTTTGACGGCAGTTTAGAATTAAGCGCTTCTGGCACTGCTTTTTTTACATTTAATACTTGTGGGGATTTAGCTGTTGTAGGTGCAATAGGAGATGTGCAATATCCATTTAGAGGGTTAAATTCAAAATTAGTTGAAAAAGCAATTGAAAGAGAAGAAATTGAAAAGACAATTGATATTACTTTATACGGCAGAGGAGCAAGACCTTTAATTCAATTTCTATTATATTCTGACGATCCATATTTACCTGGCATTTCAAATTCTGAAAACGGAACAAAAGCATTTTTAGAAAGCACTGGAATTGAATTAAAAGATAAAATTTCAGAAAAATGGAGAACTTATTATGATTTAAATTCAAATGAAAAAAAAATATTAATAGACAATTTAATTTCTTATCTTTGTGATAAGGAATTATGTGATTACTCTAAAAAATTAATTGGTGAAGTTTATTTATTAAAAAACAGGCCAAAAAATTGTGAAATGTATGACGCAACTGAATTTTCCACTATACTTAATGCATGCGGCAGAAATAACAGAACAGATATAGGATTAGGAGTTTGCTTAGATCATGATAAATATTATGAAGAAGCAAAACAGCTTCTTTTAATGCATAGAAATAATTTAAAGGAAGGAGTAAAATATGCTAAAAATCACATTGAAGATTTTGGAAAATTTTATTTTATAGATGCGCGTGGTATAATTGATGATTCAATTATTGGTGTTGTAGCAGGAATGCTCTTATCTAAAAGAAATAAACCTCTTATTGCTGCTTCATTAGATGAAAAAGGAGAAATAAAACTATCTTCGCGTCTTCTTGACAAAGAAAGTGAAATCAATTTAGGAAAAATCTTAAAAGATGTTTCTGCGCAAGTCGGAGGAGTTGGTGGGGGACATAAATACGCAGCAGGCTGCTCTATACCAAATAATAAAATCAATGAGTTTTTGCTTGAGTTAAATAAACATTTTTAATAAGGTATTTCACATCTAATTCCTAATTCCTCTATTTTTTGTTTTAATTTTTCAACTTCCTCTTTTCCATTTGGCAAATCCACACCATATTCTTTTCCATAATGTATAGGTATTACTAATCTTGGCTTTATTGCTTTAACAGCTTCAAGCGCTTGGTCTGGATCCATTGTGAATTTTCCTCCGCAAGGCAAAAGCGCTACATCACATTTATATCCAAGAGTATTCATTTCTGGAATAAATTCTGTATCTCCAGCATGATATATCTTTGTTCCATTTATATCTAAAATAACTCCAATAGATTCGCCTTTTTTATGAAACGGCTTTTCCAGATTATAAGCATCAACTGCTTTTATTTTTATATTT is part of the Candidatus Micrarchaeia archaeon genome and harbors:
- a CDS encoding MBL fold metallo-hydrolase produces the protein MEKIKFKDILITVFGHASTMIKAENKIIYIDPFILPENPEKADLIIYTHGHFDHCVDSSNIKKEGTILIGRNCKYQQEDILPGQSFEKLNIKIKAVDAYNLEKPFHKKGESIGVILDINGTKIYHAGDTEFIPEMNTLGYKCDVALLPCGGKFTMDPDQALEAVKAIKPRLVIPIHYGKEYGVDLPNGKEEVEKLKQKIEELGIRCEIPY
- a CDS encoding DHH family phosphoesterase, with the protein product MGFDDFLQRAEEIKKTVEKFKNPLVVHHYDCDGITSGAITIKALQEMKKPYSNKVYRKLDEDAIEELKNEKEIIFVDLGGSTELVNELKGEVVIIDHHQTKNINRLQINPELFGFDGSLELSASGTAFFTFNTCGDLAVVGAIGDVQYPFRGLNSKLVEKAIEREEIEKTIDITLYGRGARPLIQFLLYSDDPYLPGISNSENGTKAFLESTGIELKDKISEKWRTYYDLNSNEKKILIDNLISYLCDKELCDYSKKLIGEVYLLKNRPKNCEMYDATEFSTILNACGRNNRTDIGLGVCLDHDKYYEEAKQLLLMHRNNLKEGVKYAKNHIEDFGKFYFIDARGIIDDSIIGVVAGMLLSKRNKPLIAASLDEKGEIKLSSRLLDKESEINLGKILKDVSAQVGGVGGGHKYAAGCSIPNNKINEFLLELNKHF